The genome window AACatgtaaaataatttaacagCATCTCAAAGATTCTGCGCTAACCACAGAGTTGTCTTTATTTGACTCAATTGTCCAGTGCTTGGAGACCTCACAAGAACCTTTTTAAAGCATCTATTTATTGGTCTTCCACATTGTTACAAAACAAAGCTCAACTCTGCCCCAACTTCACACACCATTATGACATGGATCATTGACTTTAGGTCTtccttgtaggctcccttcCTGGCCCATTCACTCATGAAAGGTTTATTGCTCACTAGTTACTGATGTGCATCTCCTGGAAGCTGCAGGGCAAAATGAGAGTCCTGTGAGGACCATCTACCTTGTCAGAAAGTCGTGGGACAAGCATTTGTTCCAAAAAGGAATTCAATACCAGCTACTGTGCAGGTCTAGCACGTAATAAACCAAATTAGATCATTAGAACTCTTTTAAGAAGGGCTTTTTCACACCACTTGGCACAATAAAAGGCCTCAAGAATGGTCAAAGATAAGGTCAGAGATACCACAAGGTCTATTTATTGCAATCTCAGTAACTATTTCGtcttattttcaaagttttgtTATACATAGACTCCTAGTTTAATTACCCACAATCAAACACGGGCCTCTGCAACGTCCTACAGCGATGCAGGGTTTCCTTTACCTTGTCAGATAACGCCTCTCTTACAAACATTAGAGCTGGATGTAGCATTCCTATCAGTGAACTGCCGCAGCGTAATCGCCCATTATTAATGGACGTAACGACAGCTAAGTAACCAGGATGGACACAAGAGAACACGTTCAAAAACCCCACTCCGAGGTTTGACTTTTATCAAGATTTACCGTCAGATTAGCTACTATGCATTAAGCAGGCATTCATTCAAACTCTAAGGGAGATCAACTGAGAAAGAGTCACTTACCGGATCACATTTGATAACTTGTGATAGGAAATGTGTGAGGCATTGATAGGAGAGGAAAGTGTTAGTGTTCCCCAGATGCAGGCCTTGCACAGCTGCTACCACGCTGCCAGCTGCGATCATGGAGGGTGGgtttgaaataaatttaatatctgtatgaagaaagaagagagaaaaaaaaaaaaaaaaaaagagactgaaaTGATTGCTTTAGGAAAAGCCTGCCCATACACATGCACTCTTCTACCAGCACGGCTTCAGCTGCCAACTACTGCATCCAAAAAGGCAGGGAAAATTGTGAGCAGAAAGGTGCCTCCTGCTCTACGCGGTTACAGGTCCAAACCTGCAAGCACTTACCCACATGAGCAACTGTACTTGAGTGAGTAGCTCTTCCCGGCACTAAGCCTGGGAGGCCATTCATCACTTCAAGGTATTTTTATCATAAGCAGGGCCCCCATTCTTCAAATGTTCAAATACTTTGCTCATGTGAATAATGCCACTGGGGTCAATGGCACCATACATCTGAGAAAACCTGTTCGCATTCTTAAGCGTTTCGCGTGATGAGATCCTAGGTGCACTCTAATAAGGAGTCCTCAGGCCCTTTAAAGCAGAAACCTTTGCACTGTCATTCAAAGGAATATAGCTTTAATGAACAACATCAtcaacaaaaaggaagaaagagaaggactGCTTAACCCTGTCAGGAGGCAGATAATCCATATTTAAATTAAGgtttcttcttaaaaatgcTTTGTCTCAACCTAGTCTCTTGTCAGTGGCTGCCATCCATCCTGGCAACAGGGATTTTATGTAAATGTGGCATAACTAAGTGACGGGGGTCCCAAGAATTGGCGGACAATCAGTTACATTCTGATGTGACACCATGCTGACAAGAGGCTGGGCCCCCTTCCAGACTGCATTGCTGTAGGTCTCTCCACAAAGCCACTCCCATGATTCCTTAAGGGGCTATCTCTGCCATTTAGcatgggtttggtttggttttttgttttgtttgggttttttcttttaataataataataataataatccacATTTTAACGCTAAGACTCTTTTCTGCTGAACAGGAATGCCTTTGATCCGTGGCTGCGTACACCTTGGAGGAGAATCAGAAACAAAGGAAGTAAGTGGCACAAGCACAGGTCTAATTTtgtgaggaagaaagggaaatgcCACATTATACACAAGAACCTGAGATACATTCCTTCAGCTTTTATCAGAATACAACTTCCTCTGCGttgaaaaaatataaaccatCTGTCAAACCCTTGAATGAAATCAAAGGAACGGACAGCTTAGCGGGCTCAGTGGAACAGTTTAAGTATTAAATCATGCATCTCCTTTATTATGATAAAATAACTTTTGTGTAAATGTTTTACCAGTGAAACTAAAGCCTTTGGGACTCTATGCGTCCTCCCTCTGAATCTATTCATACACCTCTGACACTCCATTGTAGCCCAGACCAATACCCACCTTCAAAGGGCCATTTTGCCCAGCATTCCATGAACCTTCAAAATTAAACTGATACAATGAATTGTGGCCAAACTTTCGTGATGCGTTGCCAATGAAAAGGCAAGCTTGATCTAAAGTCATATCATTTATGTTGCCgtgcttaaaataaattcagtttaTCCCCTTTTCCTAATCTACCCATTTCCAGGCAGATATAAACACACTCAACCTTCTAGCAAGCATCTGTCCTTCCCCAAAATCAAACCAGTCCAGGCTGCTTATTGACGTGATACACGTTCCAGAGCCAGTCCCCTTACGGAAATCCTGATACACAGTTGCAGGTAGACTTCAGAAATTAGGGATTTCAGCACGCAAGCATGAATTCCACCAAGATTGGGTTGTCCAGAGGGGTATGGTGGCAGCTCGTTCACGCCACTATTTTTACTGAGCTCCACAAACGGGACACGACCAGAATCTGTGGGTTTAATGAGTCTGTCCCGACAGGATCATGTTCGGGATTAATATTTGCGTTCTTCTTTCAAATGGAGCAGTAAACAAGAACATGAATTCATAGTCACACCCTCATTCTTTCCAAGGTGGAAAAGTGATAATGAAGTTTAAATGACCAGTTTGTGTCTGTCCCTATAACCACTCCAGACAAGCAGCATGGACTGCCTTTTTGTTGCAACTCAACAAGGAATTATTTGTGGCAGAGGCCACTAATTTCAGCATATTAATCAGGGGGCCCCTCTCGCCTGTAATTGGATGCCCCCAAGTGAAGagtgtggcatcattgtcagcCTCCATCGCCTCATCTTGCGCTATTGAGCGCTCAGGAACAAGGGGGCTTCGGTGAGATGAATTAGACCTGACACAGCCACAATGGGGTAGGGGGCCCCATCAATTGAAGCACACATCCCCAGTAGCCTATCTGAGACTTCATCCAAAAAGAATAAACAACTTCAGCGTtgttaaaaagagagagagagagagagaggagggggaggagagagaagaatgCCAGCCACCCTGAAGGGAGGACAAAGCAGGCATATAGGCGCTGCAgcgctttaaaaaaaattcctaacaAGGCGAGTcaccccttttcctttttaaatggaGCAGCAATTCCATCCGTCTGGAGAGCTGGGGGCTATGAATGAAAATCTTTTCATTGAGGCAAATCAAAACTGCGAACATAAATCACTTGCTGCAAGATGCAACAGGTTCCAACTGGTCACATACCTTGAGACTTCCAATTTTATAAAGGCCAGAGAATAGGAGAATTGTAACATGCTCGTTTCAAAGGGTGATCTTTCTTTCCCCATCCCAAAGGAGGAaagcaacaacaataataatagcaataataataacaatataaAAGGAGCCTGGTATGTTTTGATAACCAGAGGAACATAATGAAATGCTGAAGCTCCAATATTTGTTGCTGTTCATTGTTATGCTTGTATAGAGCTGCAGTTCTTCCTCAACACTGGTCTTAACTTCGGCCAAAAGAGGCCTGCTTCCTTTTGAGTTCTCTCTGCCTTGCTCGGCCATGCCAAAGCCCCATTCATTAAGCTCAATTATGTGTTAACTTCAAACAACccctggtatttttttttttctttttttgctttttctcccaaACCTACCACAGCACAAAGACATCCTTTGgtgaaaatggatttttcaaaaccaaaccaaatcaaacaaaTCCACTTCTACTAGCCAGACAACTGAAGAGGGAGCTTAGAAGGAATTCCCCTCAACTTCACCTCGCAACCTTCACCTTCTCTTTCTGGAGCAAACACATACACGCTCATCTATGAACACTTCCACAGCCTTCACCTTGTTAAGCCAACTAGCggagattttattttctaagcaaGCATTATTTTGCCATCTTTTCTTAGGAGACCCTCCTTTACAGTAGAGGACACGGGCTGTACTTCAAGCAAGGGATATACCGCACTTGCCCCTGAGGCCACTTGAGCGAGTGTCAGTGTTTCCAGTGGACTTTGGATTTggccccacagcatccaggcagCACAACGCGTTTGCAGTCCATCTAGGTTCATTTTGGCAAGGGGAAACACAACACAACCCAGCAACAGCAAAGCAAAGTCCAGATGCTACTTAAGCCACATGTGATCTTCACTAGCCAAGAAAGAAGTTGTGAGGAAAGCAAGTGGTAGAGAAAATCCTGACATCCAAAAATAACAGTAAGAATACAGAGCCTAGTGGCAGCCTTCCTGAGTGCGCTTTCCCCAGGCAATATTCCCAACTTCAGTAGGGAGCTGAAGAGGGCCCCAGTTCTGGTGAGCTcagcactgtttttttaaaagctatgtaAAATTCCCAGAACATGGTTCTCATTTACTGATCCACTCTCCAGCTATGGTGCGTAGCAGCATTAAATAAGGGCTCTGGATGTGCTTCCTAAAAGAAATGTAACAACACCGACAGTAGATCAAAGTACTGGACTCTTCGCAAGTCTCCAACCTTTGAACTACTCTTGTTTTCATCCCTGTCATTGCCAACACAACAACCTAGGTTAAACATCCCCATATCCAAAGGGGAGGCTGGGTGGCTGTTCATTTTAGCCGACAGCCGAGGAAGCTTCAAACTTAGCAAATCACGCATTCAGAGTCGCAGCAGCCTTATCTGGTAGAATCTGGCACGGAGAGTTACATCTGATTTTCCCAAAATGTTGCTGCAGGTAGTTTGAAGGCTGTTTGAAGGTTGTAGCACTCCGAACACCGAGCATTATTCCAGGCAATCTAACTTACGAACTGCCCATTATGCTGATGTCAGGCCCAAGATGAAGAGCAGTGCCAGTGTTTATAAACGTCTCTCTTATGGCTTGGTTGTTCTATCTTTAGGCCTTGCAGAAGGGCCacttttgtgaaataatttttttcttctgagagcCTGCAATCTTTCTTCAACCTTTTTACCAAATCCATCTCTGGAAAATAGAACTACAGAACATTAATTTGTGCCACTGACCACACACGTCCACTGAGGTGTGGGTACCTCTTCTCAAGTCCAAATGCAGgcttcatctctttttttctttataaccACAACTGCTACCGCATATTAACATTTACTAAAGCACTGTATCTCCTTTACACTAAGTTTTTATCAGTGTCGACAGTGTGTCTGGCATTCCTCTTTATGTGCTACTGCAAAAGAACATTTGCTttggctgctttttcttccttattcttTTGCCACTTCTGGATTGCTAAAAGAAAACGCACCGAACACGTTCTGTTTAAAGAGAGCATCTTCCCTCCAGAACTTCTTTTGTCCCTGGCTCCTCCACTCTGTCCTGTGGGAACAGCAAGATCTGGAGCATGGAAACTCttctacaacttttttttttttttttaactttccacTCGTTAGGGTTCAGCAGGTAAAGCCAGTACGTGTACGAATGTATACACACGCAGTCCACATGCAAACATGGAACTTCAAAGAACCAGCGTGCGCGCACACACACGGTGCCCTTGAAACCAAAGATCAGGCCTCTGCAAAGCTGGCCTAGCGAACAGTCGGCGTCTTTGGCGGCCGCCGCTGCACATGGCTTCAGCGCAGCACGTGGTCACAAGGGTGCAGATGGCAGCGGCTCGGTCCTGTGCCAGGAAAGCCTCCGCGCCGCGTGGCCCTCCTCCAATCCACCAGCCAccggggagggggaagaggcaACCTGAAGAGGGAAGTTTTCAAACCCCCCACGCAGAGCTATTCACCAGCAAAATCTGCCTTGAAAAACTCTCCGAGATGGGATTCCCCGTACGGGCTGTAAGCCTTTTGCAGCCCCCACACAAAACCCAGCGTACAGAGGTGAAGAAATCGTCCGCGACACCCCGGTTAGGGTGCAAAGAAGGGGGGGTATTAACCTCTCCCTCCCCGACACCACCACACACACCACTCGGAAGCGAAAtatcttctgaaaaacaaaaaacaaacttaCCTCTGCAAAGTAATCCACCTTCTGCAAACAACAAGGGGCAATAATCGGGGTTTAAACTACCTCCCCGCAGCTCTGTGAGCTCGTTTTTAGACCACAGCTACGGGAAGCGTTACAAGCCGGGGGTAGGTGCGTGAAAGGGAGCAACACGCTTTGCGTTAACGTGCAGGGCTCATACCTGTAGCGCACAGAGCCACAAAAGTCTGAGCATGTTTACGGATGATCTGCTTGGTGTCCTCTGCCAGAGGCATTTTAGTAAGGAAATGTTCAATGAAATCGTGGGGGGTCATTGCAGCCAGATTCCATTTCAGCTTATTCACCAGAAGCAGCTCCATTTGCTGCAAAGAcaagagagggaagggaaggaggggggtgggggggggggaaggagagaagaggaaggaggaaaacgTGGTTAGCTCGGCTCGCACACGAGCAGCATCCGCTTTTTTTCGCTCGGGATGCGGGGAGCGAGCGCGCCGGGGCGGGCGAGCGGGGACACTCCCCCCCCGgggccgccagggggcgcccgCACCGCGCGCCGCCACCGGGGCAGCccgggtgccccccccccccgggatCCCCCCCCGGGGCCGCAGCCCCGTCCCCTCAGTTCCACATCGCCTGGGCCGGGGttgggggcggcggggggggggtgtcgcTTTTATacgtttctttctttttcctgaggtGATTAAACGTGAAATTACCAGTAATTCGTCGGGTCTAATGGAGTTATCTGTATAAATGCACAGTTTTTCTGCGGTCAGAGGAATAGTTTCCTTCATTTTTGAAGCCACAAACATGCAGGTAGCTCCGAGCAGTTGCAACCGGCTCTTCTTGAGGGGCTCGAACGACAAAAATCTGTCCAAATAATTCATAGCCAAGGGGAAAACTTCCTCTTCGCACTTCTGCTCCTCGCAAACCtgcaagaaggaaagagatggttgaagaataatttaataataagCGAAATCCAGGCTTGTCCCGCTGCCCTCCCCCCCTCCGGCCCCCCAGGCTTTGCAGGGCAAGGTTGAAGGAGACCAAGGgggaaaatgtgtgtgtgtgggggggggcTGGTAAATAAGGGAAAAACAGAGGAATCgaagaaaatgaaggagaacGTCACGAGTGACAAAGTGGGGCTAAATGCGGCGTTTGCAACCCGCAGGCGATtcgaggtaaaaaaaaaaaggggggggggggtcgaaGAGGaggtctgtccccatctttccacCCCTAGAACAGTTTTGAAATaaaggtaagaaaaagaaaagcggAGGAAAAGGCGAGCCCCAGTGCCTGGGAACGGGCTGGCCCCCCGGATTTATTTATTTCGCTTTTATTTTGTCATCTAATTCGCTGTTGTGCTGCCGAttccccttctccgctcgaGACACAAAGGTGGCGTCCAGCCGCATTTCCCCAGACGTcatcttttcaaaaaatatttaaaaatatttaaaaaatcgCCCGAGCTTTGAAAAAAGGTTGAAAATGAAGCGGAGGGGGTCCTTTACCCAGCCCCGCAGCGATGGTCCCGCTGGGGGGCTCCGGGGAAGCCCCCCGAAGTGAAATTCACCGCCTCCCTCTCTCGCCCCGCAGCACAGCCGGGCGCGACGTTTCCCACAGCAGAGGCAGGGCGCTGGGctttcaaaaattaattaaaaatagatcGCGGGCTCGCAGGGGCTtggaaaaagcatgaaaatgtaGCTCAGCTCCTGGGGTTTCCGCTGGGAGCCCCCCCAGGGGTGTCCCACGAAAAGACGAAGCCTTTTCCCACCGGCTTTTCCCAAGCCACCTCGCAGCTCGCCGCCGCGGCACAAGAACGCCTTTGAGGGGGGACCACAGCCTCTCCTCGAACAAAGAAACCTTCACCCTGCAGCTCCCCCAAAAGAAAGGCTGGGAGCCCCTCCGAAGGGTCCCCCAGCCCGCAGCCCCAGCGGGGTCCCCCCCGACCTCCTTCCCCGGCCCCtttccccgctccccccgccacacacacacacacccttgGCTTCCTCCCCGGgactttcttaatttttttttttttcttctcttctttcgaTTAAtaaacccccctttttttttcttttttttttttttttgcttttgcaaattaaaaagaTCAAAGATGGCGCATAATACTGGCACGGGCAGCTTGCATACGTGTACAAGGATattaatttaaagtaaaatccctaggaaaatgaaaaaaattatatataaataaataaataaaaaatcacGGAGCTGTTAGCCGGGGGGGATGGGGGGTTCGGTCCCACCGAACCGGCTCCGCGCTCCCCTCCGCCTCTACCGCCTCGCCCCGACGGCTGGAGAAGCAACCGGGGCTCCCcctgagggtttggggtttgttttgggggggggggtgggtccCCCTGTCCGCTTGCCGCAACCCCCGGGGGGCTAAAAGAAGAGGCGATAACGGGGTCGGCGGTGGCAGCTCCGTTCACACGCGGGCGTCGGCGAAGCCGGAGCAACGTGTGCCGCGCCGGGGACCcgggaggggagctgggggggagAGCGGCTCTCCGGTTTAATTCATCTCGGTGCCGTGgcttgcaaggaaaaaaatcccccagaTACAAACCTCCAGCATCCAAGTGGCAACTATTTTCCTCATATATGGCAAGATTTCTTTCTGCACGCACTTGAAGTAGGAGACGGAGGGCGAGCAGGTCTCCTCCGCCTTCAGCATTGTCTGCAGCACCCTGTCATTGAGGAGGTTGGCGTCCAGGTAGGCTCGTCGGATGGTCTCCACCTCGCAGCACAGCAGCTGATGTTCCATGTCTGCCTCCGTCGCCTCGAGTCGGTTTTCTGCAGCAGGACTGAGTCAGTcgctccctctcttccccttccagGAGTCCCTTGGATGCTGCTTCTGCTACTGCCGCTACAGCCCTCTGGAGGCTGCAAAACTTTCTAACTTCCAACAAAACTCTCCTGTATAGTCCCTGTGACGTTACTGTTGTTAAGCAGAGATCAAAGCACGAGAGAgaatgagaaagagagagagagagccaAAAGCAAGGGGCAGAGCCCTAAAGCCATCCCATAGGCTTCAAGTCCTTCCCCTTTGCTTAGCTTATAGAGAGCAGGGTTTTAATGCAAATGCAAATGAGACAAGGGCTTGCTTTCTtcaagggcaagggagaggTGGGGGAAACCCAAATTGTCTCTTCAGTGTATCatgcataattttaaaaatggagcGAGTTCTGCAGTGGGAGCCAAATGATGAATGGGGGCTAAGGCCACACACAGACACGCAGGGATATAAATACGAGGAGACTCGGTTGGTGTTATTGTACTGGGGGCACCGGGGAAGGGAGCAGGGCAGCACCGGTCCGTCGCTCTGCGTTAtcttctattattattattattattattattattattattattattattattattattattattattactgccACTGATGTGTACCTGTGATATCTGTCCCTTAAAA of Phaenicophaeus curvirostris isolate KB17595 chromosome 5, BPBGC_Pcur_1.0, whole genome shotgun sequence contains these proteins:
- the CCND1 gene encoding G1/S-specific cyclin-D1, which encodes MEHQLLCCEVETIRRAYLDANLLNDRVLQTMLKAEETCSPSVSYFKCVQKEILPYMRKIVATWMLEVCEEQKCEEEVFPLAMNYLDRFLSFEPLKKSRLQLLGATCMFVASKMKETIPLTAEKLCIYTDNSIRPDELLQMELLLVNKLKWNLAAMTPHDFIEHFLTKMPLAEDTKQIIRKHAQTFVALCATDIKFISNPPSMIAAGSVVAAVQGLHLGNTNTFLSYQCLTHFLSQVIKCDPDCLRACQEQIESLLESSLRQAQQHNISSETKTVEDEADLSCTPTDVRDVNI